TTTTAGCCGTTCTTGTTGTTCATCGAGCGAAACCCCTTCACGGGCTTGTTCATCGGTTGAAACGCGACAATATAAAGCAATCGATCTTTCTTGAAAAGTGTCTTTCATACAGATTGCCTCCAACTCTGTTTGTCCCATATCCCATATATATGTTTGGATGAACCAAACAATGAGTTTGACCAATTAACAGGGTTGTCCTATCCCATTCTTCGCATATGTATGAGCAAAGGGGGAATACCGATGGAAGATGTGAAAGTTCGCTTCTCCGTAAATAGCAGTTTAGGAAAATTTTCATTTGACGACATCCACGATCTTCACAGCCACCCCGTTGCTCAAATGATCCAAGAAAAAATGGTTGCATGGGAACGTGAGTTCAAAGGAATCGCAATTCATCACCTATTGCATAAAGAAATAGGTCAGGAACAAGCAAAACAGATTCAAGTTGCCTTCCAACAAAAAGAGAGCCAACCGGTTGATGGTTAGGCTCTCCTTTTTTGTTAATTTTATTCATTATTATGAACATGTGTTTATTATGATGAATAAAATTACCAAAATTTGTTCATCATAAAATTAGCGAGTGGAGTTTTCATTCAAAAACAGACGAACTCCTCGCTCCAGTGTGGAAAGGAGGTAATCAGCGATTTCTGGGTGTTTTTGTTCCAATTCCTTTAGTTGTTGCATGACATGTTGGATCCGAATATCGAATTCACTGTCACTGGAATGCGTTGTTTCAACAGGAAGGAGTGAGAGTTCTTCTTGAAGTTTTTCGAGAAGTGAAAGCTGAATGGTATCTGTTTTACCGGTTTCTAGGTTGCTGAGATAAGCGGGAGAAACATTTAGTTTTTCGGCAAAAGCGTTTAAACTGATTCCTTTCTGTTTTCGTAATGTGCGAATACGTTGACCAATATGCTCAAGCATCAAAAGTACCTCCCAGGTTCTTTTCATTTTGGGTACCAGCTTCATGGATAAGGTGTACAAGAAATTCTTCCTTACTAAATTCCATGAACGGAATGAAGATTCCTTTTTAAAATTTTAATCGATGCATGAAAGGATGATGACAAATGAAAAAGAAAAAATGCCAAGTAGTTTCTGTCCAATATATCCATGATCCAGAAGCAGCAAATAAATGGATGGAACTCTACATGGAAATGGTAAAGAAAAGCATACTGAACGGAAGAAATTCTAAAAGTTAATTTTTTCTCATAAGAATGTCCTAGAAAGAAGTGATAAGGAGGTAACTCGATGAGAACAGTGGCATATTATCGGAGTTCCACTTCTCTTCAAGAAGGATCCGTTACAACTCAACGACAACAAATTCGAGAATATGCATTAAAGAACCATATTTTGATCGATGAAGAGTACGAAGATGAATTTGTTTCAGCTAGGAAAAATTCAATCAAAGAACGTCCCGGACTTCAACGGATGCTAACGGATATTCGGAAGGGGTTGATAAACCACATATTGGTTTATAAACGTGATCGTTTAGCAAGGAAGTTAGAAGAACATATTGAGCTTTATCAGTTATTTAAAAAACACAATGTACAAGTGACATTTGTCGCAGAAAATGAACCTTCGATGAGATTTGACGTAATGGGAGAATTATTTGAATTATTCATTGGCGTCATGAATCAAAGAGAGGGACAACAAATTAATGAACGGCTAAGGGATACAAAAATAGCGAATTTTAAATCTGGAAAATCGATCGGACGTTTACCTTATGGATATAAGACAGATTCGAAAAAGACACAAATTATTCGAATCGAGGAAGAGCTTAATATTGTAAAAATGATCTTTTCTGAATGGCTCACAGAAAAATATAAAAATACAAATGAATTGCTGAAGTATCTCAAAAGCCAAGGAATAAAAAAACGTGGGAAGGATTGGACTGCTCAAGAGATTGAAAAAACTCTTACGCAGCCGATGTATATGGGGTTACGGATTAAAAAGTTTGATGACATTAAAGTTTCCCGTTCTGTAAAAGATTTAGCGGTTATCACTCCGGAACAATTCGATAAAGCACAGGAGCTATTGGAAAAATCAAAAACTCCAAAAGCAGAGCCAAAAAAGTTTGATTATCTTCTAACAGGATTCATCTTTTGTAACAAGTGCGGTTCCCCTTTAGTGGAGAAGGTACGGCAAAAAGATGGTGTTCCGTATGCAACGTACGAATGTAAAGAACATAAGGAAATTATCGAACAAATCGATGTTGAAAATAAGGTTATTTTAAAAACGATTGAATTTTTTAATGCATTGTTAAAATCAAATTTCAAGGATTTATATACAAGATATGCAAAAAGAAACATTCAACAACTAAATCTTCTTATAAAAGAACTTGATCGTGAATTAAAGTCACTGGAAGACAAACTGATTCAGGAAACCAATAGATATCTTATGCAAGAGACAAAAAAGAAGGAAGAAACCATTATCATGTTGCAGCAACAGATTAACGACTGCAAAAACAGAAAATTAGAGGCTGAATTACAAAAAACTCAGTATCAAAAAATAAATGAGGATTCAAATATGTTAAAAATGCAATTGCGAAAAGAAGTATTTGAAAAACTTGATTTTACTGAAAAACAAGTGCTACTGAAAGAGTTAATTCGTGAAATCCTTGCTGACGCACAAGTGATAAAAATTGTTTTTAAGCATCCATTTTTAGAAATTAGCGAGGTGGAAGTTTGAATCTACAAGAATTTTTGAAAAAGCCAGGGCTTAAAGCCGCGTTTTATGGGCGTTATTCAAGTGAAGATCAGGATATTGAAACGCAAAGAGCAGTATGTCAGGAATTTGCTAAGGAGTACGGAATCAAAATTGTTCGTGAATATTTAGATGAAAGCATTTCTGCATTTAAAAAAACAATGGATAAACGTAAAAATTTGAATCTTATGAGAGAAGATGCAAAAAAGGGGCATTTTGATTGCGTTTTAGTTTATAAAGGGGATCGTTTGGCAAGACGGATTGATCAACATTTAAAAATATGGAGTGAGTTTCGCCAGCTGAATGTCCCCATTATACTCACTCATTCTCGAGATCTTTACACAAAGGACGACATACAAACGTTAGTCGTTGAGATGGGCATGAGTTCATTCGAATCAGAAAATAACAGTATTCGTACCCGGGATTATTATATTACACATACCAAAATGGGTAAATGGCTTGGCGGTACACTACCATACGGCTATCGTTACGAGGATGGAGAAGATGGAGAAAAGAAAATTGTTCAAAATGCTTTAGAAATTGAAAAGGTAAAGCAAATTTTTCACTTGTATATCAAGGGATATGGGTTTGAAAGCATAGCCAAGCAGCTGGATAAACAATATCCTGAAGATCGGTGGATTAAAGAAAAGATAAAATCGATTATTACGAATCCGTTTTACGCTGGATTTACAACCAGTCAGCGGATAAAAACAGGATCGGGAAATTCATTGCGACCGAGAAAAGAATGGGTGATGGGAAAATGCAAAAAAATTCCTCCTGCCATAACGGAAGAACTGTGGAACTTGTGTATGGATTTGTATGAACGTAAAAAAGAAGGGATATACGACTCCAAAAAATTTACTACTTGTTTTTTGTTTCGGGACGTTCTGTTTTGTAAGACTTGTGACGTACCGTTGAAAGGAAAAAATTATACATCCGGAAAGAAGAGAAAAGATGGAACAAGATATGGGGACAGGAAATATATATGTCCAAACTGCAAATATAAATGGAGTGAGAAGGAAATTGATGAATTTTTAATCCAAGATATTCTTGCGGGATTACATTATAAAAATTTTGCCTATAAAAAAGAAGATGTTCATCGGAATGAAGTTTTAACAAGAATTGAGAAGGATATTGCGAAAATAAAAAACACGATTAGCAATTACGAAAAGGAACTTCAAAAATTCCATGAACAATTAAATTTGGTTGATGCAAAGCAAAAACAACTGATGGAGGAAAATAATGAGCCGACTGAATTGCAGAGAGCGTTGGTTCAGTATCGAATCAGCATTCGAAATAGAATGACGGAATTGGAAAAAGAAATTGAAAAGAAACAAAAAGAAATAAATACAATGGAAAAGACATACGCTGATTTCGAAAATTGGAAAGACAAGATAACGGAGTTATTTTCATTCGAGTATGATTTTAATCAAACAGAGTTCCGCCGTCTCATACTGTTATTGTTTCAGAAAATCGAGGTGGATCAGGAGTATCAATTTAACTATATCGCAAGGGTTGATTTAAATGAACGCGGTACGATTCAATTGGGATTTTAAATCTTTGAACAAGGGGATTTCGTTGGGAACCCCTTGTTTTTTATTTTGTCGCTAAAGTGATTGAAGTAAAGTCACATGGTTAATTTTATGATTGTAAATTTACCTTGATCAAAGAGTAGATTAGTTGGTTCGTAATAGACAAGCGTAATGGTTCGGTTTTGTGGTAGTACCAGAAAAAGTCGAAGGATTTTTGGTTCGGTGAGGAGGTAGTTAAGGGATCCCTCAACTATCCCTTTGCCGAACTAAGTTGGACAAAAAGAAGGCTTGTCTTCTTTGATATCAAGGGATTTCGAACTTTTTGTAATTCCGTGAATTCACGTTTGCGATCGGAAATTCGGTGTCGGGGTAGTAATAGAAGTAAAGGAGTTCGGCGATGACGTGCTTACTCTAGTAAATTTATGTTTGTAATATTAAGTAATACTAATGGCTTGTCCAAACAAAAATATAGATCCTCCTATTTTAGGTTATTTTAAATTATGAATGAAATTACATGTTGTGATTAACAGGTTATAATTATGATGAAATTTTACAAAAGCTTCCTAAATCGATAATGGTATAATGATTTTTCTTCCTATTATAAATTGCCTCTAATCGATCGATGATTTCGAATCCTTTTTCACGAAATAAACCGTAAATGTCTAAAAGGTCGCGGTCACCGTCAGTTAGAAGCATTCTTTCGATATATTCCCCTTCTATAAAATCCATTATAATGAAATTCGGCTCTTCATGGGTTTCGGAAAAATAAAACTGCGGAACGTATTCGATTAATTCTTTATGCTTTTGAATTTCCTCATAAATTTCAATATCCCTTGAAATAGAATAAGTTAACACCCCTTTTTTAGAAAAAACCTCATTAAATAATTCGTCTTGTTCTTTTGGAAGTTTAGGTTTTTGTTCATTTGGCTTAAGGTCACTTAAAGCTTTCACTAACTGTGATTTTACACAAAGTGATTTTAATTCCTGTGCCTTAGGTCTTAAGATCACTCCGTTGTTCCCAAATATCAAATCAAACTTAGACTTAAATTCTCCTGTTCTTATTGCCTCTTTAAACAGTTCTTTTACTTTATTTATTTCCTTTGTTGTTACCATTTTTACTCCTCCTATTCGATAGATAAATTTAATATAGCATAATTCACCATTTAAGAGGAATTTTACAATGGTTAAATAATGGAAAAGTATAGGGGTGATTTTTATGATTCGTGTTTTATTGGCTGATGATAGCTCATATTTTCGAAACGAATTAAAAAATATTTTGCATAAATTGAACATAAACGAAATTATTGAATTTGAAAATGGAATGGATTTAGTTAATCATTACAAAACTTTATACAATCAAAAGGAATACAAGGATATCATTATGGTTGATTTAGCCATGCCAATGTTAGATGGTTTTGGTGCTTTAAAAGAAATCCTTAAAATTAATCCGGATGCTAATGTGATTATTTTATGTGGCAAAAATCGTGGATTGGTCATTGAAGGAATTCAATTAGGTGCAAAATGGTTTATTTGGAAACCGTTTGATGAAGAAAACATTAAAGAGGCGATCAATCGATTTATTTGATGTTTGCATACAAAGATCACTTTTATTCATTATCTTTGCCAGAAATGGATAGAAAATGATCAGGATTAACTCCAATCACCGATATTGATATGAAATGACTAAAGTTACATCACTAATGTTATTATCATAAATTTACCTTGATTCAAAAGTAGCCAGATCAACAAGTAAAATTGTTTGGTTTTGTGGTATTCCCAAAGAAAATCGAAGGATTTTCAGTTTGGCAAGTGGATAGGGATAAAAAGAATAAAGGAATTTTAGAAAAAAATCCGCATAAAAAAGAAAGTAAGGGGTATAAGAAGGGGGAGGAGGAGCGTTTATGAGATATTTCATCTCTTCATTTTGTTCCAATCGACAATGTAAGAACCGTTCCGTTACTCGTGTGTTAGAAGCAATTTCTTTATCAGCTGCTAAAGAAGCAGTATATGAACTAAACATTAACACCAAAAGAGAAACATGTCCTTGCTGTCATAAAGAGCTAAGTTATTACTTGGACTTTCAGCGAGAGAACGACGATTTGGAACATGAACAAAGCCTCCCTTTGTAAAAAAAGGAGGCTTTTGTCTGTGCTCGATTCCCGAGCTTGGAGGTATGTAATATTCTTTTTGTCAGGATTCCCCCGACGTGAAGGTTGTTTCTATAAATATAATAGCTTGTTTTGGTAAAATGTGCAACACATTTCAATAAAATTATTTTTAAATGACCGTTTTTAGCATTTGTTGGTAGATCTCGTTTCTGGCAGTTACCCGATCTTTTGTTTCAGTATCTATGACATTGGCAAGACTTAGAATCATTTCATTCCTTTGGTCTTTTGTCAATGATGTTTTTACCCAGGTTATTTTATACTCCGTAGGATCATTATAAAGCGTATAGGTTAAAACTTTTTTGTTATAATCTTTTGATGCCAAGGGTCTTAACAAGTGAGATAACTGTTGAGTTGGATTCGAAAATTCTGGAACGAATTTAACATTATTTTTCAGTAGATGCTCTAACAAGGACTCTTCTTTTAACAGCATTACGCGAAAACCTTCTTTAATTCTCTGTTCTTGGTCTGGAGAGATATAAACAGGAATATTTTGCTTGGTAAACTCAGTTTGGACAATCCTTTTACGGCTTATACATGTCATTTGTTCTAAACAAACGACTGTTTCTAATACTAACGGACGAATCTTTCCGATGCTGAATCGATGTTTGGTTTCTTTGGTTTTATTTTTCATACTCTCCGTAGGAATAACCTGTACAGAATCTCTGTTAGGAATCACATCCCAAACGATAGCATAATGTTCTTTATCCAGTTCGCTTCCCACTGCCGTAAACTTCGCTTTAATTAATTGCCCTTTTTCTAATGGTGGTACAAATCGAGTCGGCTTTTTAGGTCGACCCTGGTTATCCGTGTCGTCCACTTCATCGGCTTTCTTGGAACATTGGATAAATCTCTCTGTTCGATCCAATATTGTACTTCGAGAGATAACCTGTCCATTAAGCGGACGGATGTCGTCTGAAACACTAACCAATTCTTGTAACAATCTGGTCAACTGCTCATCAGTACCAACCGCAAGGAATAAATCCTTTAAATGAGGTTTTCTGGTTATCAAGTCTATAAGGTCTTGGTGTTCGCTTCGCATTTGTTCCGTGTTCTCCTTTCTAATCCATCTTTTTTTATTAAAGCATATTTTTCCTAAATTTGAACTAATTTTTTAAATCAAAATAATTTAGAAACAGTTATACGAAATGAAACCTACATTTCAAATAGAATGGCTTCTAAATAGGTAATAAACAGGAGTAGGTTACTTCTAATTAAATATTGAACGTAAAACAAAGTAATATCATGTAATCAAAAAACATCTTTACGAAACGAAGGTTGGGCGACGTATTGGCATCAGCGCATTTTGCGCGAGATGGATTTGACGAGCGATGAGGCGATTGAATTTGCGAAACTGAACGCCAACGTCGTGCAACCGTCGCGCACTGGCATCAATCCGTATTATTTAGGACTGAAAATTTTTGAAGACATTGAAGAGCGGTGGAACAACCCGACTGAGGAGATGAAAAAATACGGCGTCAAGCCGGGGTCGGGGAGGGCGAAAATTTTTGAAGTGCGCGAACTCGAATCCGACATTTCGTTTTTGCGCAACTATTTAACGAAAGAGCTCGTCATGCGCGAAGATATGTATTTGTTCCAAAAACAGGGGAAAGAATATAAAATCGTCGACAAAAACTGGGAGCATATCCGCGACCAACTCGTCAGCATGCGGGTAAACGGCGGATTCCCGTATATCACGGTCAATGACGGCGATTATATGCGCAACGGAGAGTTGTATTTGAAGCATTGGTATGAAGGAATCGAACTCGATCTGAAGTATTTAGAAAAAGTGCTCCCATACATTTATCAGTTGTGGGGCCGTCCGGTCCATATGGAGACGGTCGTCGAGGAAAAGCCGATGTTGTTTACGTATGACGGGAAAACGGTGCATCGGAAATATTTATAACATAAGGGCAGGGATCTCCTGCTTTTTTTGTTTGTCACGATGAATATGTGAAAAATGACACAAATTATTCGAAATCATGCCGGATAGCGTCCCCGATTTTATGAAATAATATGAAGTGGATAATTTGTGATGGTTGTCACAAATTCTTCACCACTGTTTGTTCGCCCGGGGGGATGGATATGTGGAAGCGGCATGAAAAAACGCTTGTGTTCGTTAGCTTTGCTGTTGCGGCTGTTGTCTTGCTTTCCTTGATTGGCCGCTTGTTTTCATAAGGGGGGATGAATCGTGAACGGTTACGATCCGGTGCTGCTTAGCCGTATTTTGACGGGATTGACGCTGACGGTCCACATCATTTATGCCACGATCGGCGTCGGGATTCCACTGATGATCGCCATTGCCCAGTGGGTTGGGATTCGCAAAAATGATATGCATTACATCTTACTCGCTCGCCGCTGGACGCGCGGTTTTGTCATCACCGTAGCGGTCGGCGTGGTGACAGGAACAGCGATCGGCTTGCAGCTGTCGCTTTTATGGCCGAACTTTATGCAGCTGGCTGGCCAAGTGATCAGCTTGCCGCTGTTCATGGAGACGTTCGCCTTCTTTTTTGAAGCCATTTTCCTTGGCATTTATTTGTATACATGGGATCGGTTCGAAAATCAGAAAAAACATTTGCTTTTGCTTATCCCGGTGGCAATTGGGTCTTCAGCATCAGCCATGTTTATTACGATGGTGAACGCGTTTATGAATACGCCGCAAGGGTTTGAATTTAAAAACGGCGAGCTTGTCAACATCGATCCAATCGCGGCTATGTTCAACCCAGCGATGCCGACGAAAGTCGCCCATGTGCTGGCGACTTCGTATATGACGTCAGCATTCGTGCTTGCTTCGATCGCCGCTTGGCATTTATGGAAAGGCAATCGTCACATTTATCATCGCAAGGCACTTCATTTAATGATGAAAACAGCTTTTATTTTTTCGGTAGCCAGTGCATTGATTGGCGACTTATCGGGCAAATTTTTAGCCGAATACCAGCCAGAAAAGCTGGCGGCTGCTGAATGGCATTTTGAAACGAGCTCCCATGCACCGTTGATCCTGTTCGGCGCGCTCCAAGAAGACGGGGAAGTGAAATATGCCTTGGAAATTCCATATGCCCTTAGCATTTTGGCCCATAACCATCCCGCTGCGGTTGTGACCGGACTGAACGAAGTTCCGGAAGATGAACGCCCACCACTGTACATTCATTACTTATTCGATGTGATGGTCACGATCGGGGTGTTTTTAATGGTTGTCGCAGCCGCGTATTGGCTCGGATCGATTTTCCGCTGGAAGTGGACGGCGAAAAAGTGGTTTTTTGGACTGCTGGTGGCGGGAGGGCCGCTGGCGATGGCTGCGATTGAGGCGGGATGGTACTTAGCGGAAGTCGGGCGGCAGCCGTGGATTTTGCGCGGCTATATGAAAACGGCGGAAGGAGCGACATCGTCGGCGCATGTGGATACGATGCTTGTGTTGTTTTGCCTTTTGTATATGGTGTTAGTAATTGCGAGCGCAACAGTGCTCATCCGTATGTTCCGCCGCAACCCGGTTGAACGGGAGCTGGCAGAGCGGGCCAATAACGGGGAGGTGGCGCCATGACGCTCGAAGTCATTGGCATTTCGGTGTTATGGCTGTTTTTGTTCGGGTACATTATCGTTGCCTCGATTGATTTCGGGGCTGGGTTTTTCAGCGCCTATAGCCATTGGGCAAACAAACAGCATATTTTGCACCGCATCATTCAGCGCTATCTTTCCCCTGTATGGGAAGTGACGAACGTCTTTCTTGTCTTTTTCTTTGTCGGCATTGTCGGCTTTTTTCCGAAAACGGCGTATTATTACGGTTCTATTTTGCTTGTCCCGGCGAGCATCTCCATCATTTTGTTAGCTATTCGCGGCTCGTACTATGCGTTTCATACGTATGGGGGGACGGAACGGAACTGGTATTTAATCGCTTATGGATTGACGGGGTTGTTTATTCCGGCCTCCCTGTCCATCGTGTTGACGATTTCCGAAGGCGGGTTTGTGGAGGCAGGCGCCTCAGGCGTTGCGCTGGATTATGGGAAGCTGTTTGCAAGCCCATTGTCATGGAGCATTGTGCTGCTCAGTGTGACGAGCGTTCTTTACATTTCTGCCGTTTTCTTAACGTACTATGCGGACGAGGCCAAGGATGAACGGGCGCGGGCGCTGTTGCGCCGCTACGCTCTTCTTTGGAGCGGGCCGACGATGTTGTCAGCGCTGCTCATTATTTACCAGCTCCGCTACCATAATCCCGAGCATTACGCCAACCTATGGAATGTGGCGTGGATGCTGGTCATTTCCTTTTTGTTTTTTGTCATTACCGTTTGGCTGCTTTGGCGGCAGCGGCGGTTCGGCTGGGCGTTTATTGCGCTGTTGTTTCAATATGCGTTCGCCTTTTACGCCTATGGCATTTCACATTATCCGTATTTGTTGTACCCGTATTTGACGATTTATGACGGGTTTACGAATGAGACGATGGCTATGGCGTTGATCGTCGCGTTTATTGCCGGCCTCCTGTTATTAATTCCGTCACTTTATTTGCTTATGCGCCTCTTTTTGTTTAACAAGGCGTACGTTAAAGGAAAATGGGAAGGGGGAAAAGGATAATGCAAACATTTTTGATCATGTATGCGCCGATGATCATCGTCGCCCTGTCGATCATCGCCGCGTTTTGGGCTGGTTTGAAAGATGTGCACGTAAATGAGTAAACACAATTTCAGCGTCTTGGTAATGCATAGTTTGCCGCCAATCGCCCACACTAGCGGATGACAACGAATAGAGAAAGGATGGGCGATCATGAAAGAAATATTGGAGCGTGTGAAAGAGCAGCTGGAACAATCGTTTGACGAACCGCGCTCGACGAGTCTTGATGGGGCGATTCATGAGCTTGAACGGTTAAAAGCGAGCGCCAGGGATAAACGGCAAATGATCGAAGATGTCATCCGTGCGGTGACTCACGCGCGCAATGCGCGAATGGAGCTGGCCGAGGCGGGAGATGAATCGGCGACAAACGCTTTCGCTGAGGCCTACCGGGCGCTCGATCAAGCGATTGAATCGTACAGTGGCGTCGATAACGACCCGGTGTAAGACGGATGGGGGCCCCCTTGGCCTTCATCTGTCGGAAATACGCGGAAGGCGGATGGATTGCAAGCGTTTGGCTGACGTGTTATACTGATTGGCAGCCAAGTAAATACAGGGAATGTTTTCTAGGGTTCCGCGGCTGCTTTGCGGCCGGCCTGCGACCGAGAGAAAACGCGCGGCATCGCTGCGTGCACGGAGGGACAAAAGCCCGGGAGGAGCATCGTTTCGATCGTTCTCGCGGCTTTTTTATTTTCGCTAAAAAGGGAGGACGGGGCATGGCGTGGGTTTATTTAATAGTTGCTGGTTTGTTCGAAGT
Above is a window of Geobacillus thermoleovorans DNA encoding:
- a CDS encoding helix-turn-helix domain-containing protein; amino-acid sequence: MLEHIGQRIRTLRKQKGISLNAFAEKLNVSPAYLSNLETGKTDTIQLSLLEKLQEELSLLPVETTHSSDSEFDIRIQHVMQQLKELEQKHPEIADYLLSTLERGVRLFLNENSTR
- a CDS encoding recombinase family protein; its protein translation is MRTVAYYRSSTSLQEGSVTTQRQQIREYALKNHILIDEEYEDEFVSARKNSIKERPGLQRMLTDIRKGLINHILVYKRDRLARKLEEHIELYQLFKKHNVQVTFVAENEPSMRFDVMGELFELFIGVMNQREGQQINERLRDTKIANFKSGKSIGRLPYGYKTDSKKTQIIRIEEELNIVKMIFSEWLTEKYKNTNELLKYLKSQGIKKRGKDWTAQEIEKTLTQPMYMGLRIKKFDDIKVSRSVKDLAVITPEQFDKAQELLEKSKTPKAEPKKFDYLLTGFIFCNKCGSPLVEKVRQKDGVPYATYECKEHKEIIEQIDVENKVILKTIEFFNALLKSNFKDLYTRYAKRNIQQLNLLIKELDRELKSLEDKLIQETNRYLMQETKKKEETIIMLQQQINDCKNRKLEAELQKTQYQKINEDSNMLKMQLRKEVFEKLDFTEKQVLLKELIREILADAQVIKIVFKHPFLEISEVEV
- a CDS encoding recombinase family protein, producing MNLQEFLKKPGLKAAFYGRYSSEDQDIETQRAVCQEFAKEYGIKIVREYLDESISAFKKTMDKRKNLNLMREDAKKGHFDCVLVYKGDRLARRIDQHLKIWSEFRQLNVPIILTHSRDLYTKDDIQTLVVEMGMSSFESENNSIRTRDYYITHTKMGKWLGGTLPYGYRYEDGEDGEKKIVQNALEIEKVKQIFHLYIKGYGFESIAKQLDKQYPEDRWIKEKIKSIITNPFYAGFTTSQRIKTGSGNSLRPRKEWVMGKCKKIPPAITEELWNLCMDLYERKKEGIYDSKKFTTCFLFRDVLFCKTCDVPLKGKNYTSGKKRKDGTRYGDRKYICPNCKYKWSEKEIDEFLIQDILAGLHYKNFAYKKEDVHRNEVLTRIEKDIAKIKNTISNYEKELQKFHEQLNLVDAKQKQLMEENNEPTELQRALVQYRISIRNRMTELEKEIEKKQKEINTMEKTYADFENWKDKITELFSFEYDFNQTEFRRLILLLFQKIEVDQEYQFNYIARVDLNERGTIQLGF
- a CDS encoding response regulator translates to MIRVLLADDSSYFRNELKNILHKLNINEIIEFENGMDLVNHYKTLYNQKEYKDIIMVDLAMPMLDGFGALKEILKINPDANVIILCGKNRGLVIEGIQLGAKWFIWKPFDEENIKEAINRFI
- a CDS encoding cytochrome ubiquinol oxidase subunit I, with protein sequence MNGYDPVLLSRILTGLTLTVHIIYATIGVGIPLMIAIAQWVGIRKNDMHYILLARRWTRGFVITVAVGVVTGTAIGLQLSLLWPNFMQLAGQVISLPLFMETFAFFFEAIFLGIYLYTWDRFENQKKHLLLLIPVAIGSSASAMFITMVNAFMNTPQGFEFKNGELVNIDPIAAMFNPAMPTKVAHVLATSYMTSAFVLASIAAWHLWKGNRHIYHRKALHLMMKTAFIFSVASALIGDLSGKFLAEYQPEKLAAAEWHFETSSHAPLILFGALQEDGEVKYALEIPYALSILAHNHPAAVVTGLNEVPEDERPPLYIHYLFDVMVTIGVFLMVVAAAYWLGSIFRWKWTAKKWFFGLLVAGGPLAMAAIEAGWYLAEVGRQPWILRGYMKTAEGATSSAHVDTMLVLFCLLYMVLVIASATVLIRMFRRNPVERELAERANNGEVAP
- a CDS encoding cytochrome d ubiquinol oxidase subunit II; amino-acid sequence: MTLEVIGISVLWLFLFGYIIVASIDFGAGFFSAYSHWANKQHILHRIIQRYLSPVWEVTNVFLVFFFVGIVGFFPKTAYYYGSILLVPASISIILLAIRGSYYAFHTYGGTERNWYLIAYGLTGLFIPASLSIVLTISEGGFVEAGASGVALDYGKLFASPLSWSIVLLSVTSVLYISAVFLTYYADEAKDERARALLRRYALLWSGPTMLSALLIIYQLRYHNPEHYANLWNVAWMLVISFLFFVITVWLLWRQRRFGWAFIALLFQYAFAFYAYGISHYPYLLYPYLTIYDGFTNETMAMALIVAFIAGLLLLIPSLYLLMRLFLFNKAYVKGKWEGGKG
- the cydS gene encoding cytochrome bd oxidase small subunit CydS; translation: MQTFLIMYAPMIIVALSIIAAFWAGLKDVHVNE